From Rhodococcus antarcticus, the proteins below share one genomic window:
- a CDS encoding ABC transporter permease: MTGFLLKRFVNYVALLLVATFLAFALAAVTFNPLSSLEQRNPRPPQATLDAKAADLRLNESIPVRYVAWLGDVVLHGDFGQTVTNQPITDELGRRVGVSLRLLVVGTVLGTVIGVVVGVAAAIRQYKLSDYLATLFSFLILSTPVFAIAILLKYGATTFNQSTGSQFFLYTGESSPGLQGGFGTQLVDRIQHLVLPTLSLALLQIAFYSRYQRNTMLDVLGSDFLRTAQAKGLTRRKALFKHGLRTALIPMATLFAFGFGLIVTGAVFTEKIFGWQGMGDWLIRGIQTQDTNITVTVTLFAGVAILVSGFLSDILYAALDPRVRVG; this comes from the coding sequence GTGACCGGCTTCCTGCTGAAGCGGTTCGTCAACTACGTCGCGCTGCTGCTGGTGGCCACGTTCCTGGCGTTCGCGCTCGCCGCGGTGACGTTCAACCCGCTCTCGTCGCTGGAGCAGCGCAACCCACGACCGCCGCAGGCGACCCTGGACGCCAAGGCGGCCGACCTGCGCCTGAACGAGTCGATCCCGGTCCGCTACGTGGCCTGGCTGGGCGACGTGGTGCTGCACGGGGACTTCGGGCAGACCGTGACCAACCAGCCGATCACCGACGAGCTCGGGCGGCGGGTGGGCGTGAGCCTGCGGCTGCTCGTCGTCGGCACGGTGCTCGGCACGGTCATCGGCGTGGTGGTCGGCGTCGCTGCCGCCATCCGCCAGTACAAGCTCAGCGACTACCTGGCCACCCTGTTCAGCTTCCTCATCCTCAGCACGCCCGTCTTCGCCATCGCCATCCTGCTGAAGTACGGCGCCACCACGTTCAACCAGTCCACCGGCAGCCAGTTCTTCCTCTACACCGGGGAGTCCTCGCCGGGGCTGCAGGGCGGGTTCGGGACGCAGCTGGTGGACCGGATCCAGCACCTGGTGCTGCCGACGCTCTCCCTGGCGCTCCTGCAGATCGCGTTCTACAGCCGCTACCAGCGCAACACCATGCTCGACGTGCTGGGCAGCGACTTCCTGCGCACCGCGCAGGCCAAGGGGCTCACCCGCCGCAAGGCGCTGTTCAAGCACGGGCTGCGCACCGCCCTGATCCCCATGGCCACGCTGTTCGCCTTCGGCTTCGGGCTGATCGTGACGGGCGCCGTGTTCACGGAGAAGATCTTCGGCTGGCAGGGCATGGGCGACTGGCTCATCCGCGGGATCCAGACCCAGGACACCAACATCACGGTGACGGTGACCCTGTTCGCCGGGGTGGCGATCCTGGTGTCCGGCTTCCTCTCCGACATCCTCTACGCCGCACTCGACCCGCGCGTGCGGGTCGGCTGA
- the smpB gene encoding SsrA-binding protein SmpB — MRDRGTKAIATNRKARHNYTIIDVYEAGMVLVGTEVKSLRDGKVSIVDAFATVDNGEVWLRGLHIPEYTQGSWTNHAPRRVRKLLLHASEIERLIGKTREGSLTLVPLSLYFQNGYVKVELGLGKGKQAHDKRQDLARRDTEREVTRELGRRVKGMRG; from the coding sequence GTGCGTGACCGGGGGACGAAGGCGATCGCGACCAACCGCAAGGCTCGGCACAACTACACCATCATCGACGTCTACGAGGCCGGCATGGTCCTGGTGGGCACCGAGGTGAAGAGCCTGCGCGACGGCAAGGTCTCCATCGTCGACGCCTTCGCGACCGTGGACAACGGCGAGGTGTGGCTGCGGGGGCTGCACATCCCGGAGTACACCCAGGGCAGCTGGACCAACCACGCGCCGCGCCGGGTGCGCAAGCTCCTGCTGCACGCCAGCGAGATCGAGCGCCTCATCGGCAAGACCCGCGAGGGCAGCCTGACCCTGGTCCCGCTGTCGCTGTACTTCCAGAACGGGTACGTCAAGGTCGAGCTCGGCCTCGGCAAGGGCAAGCAGGCCCACGACAAGCGGCAGGACCTGGCGCGCCGGGACACCGAGCGCGAGGTGACCCGAGAGCTCGGCCGCCGGGTCAAGGGCATGCGCGGGTGA
- a CDS encoding DMT family transporter, giving the protein MGAVLLALLAAAGYGVSDFVGGVAARRVAALRVVLVSYPLSVLLVAAVAPVVGGRVELGSLLWGLAAGATAGLAVWWFYLALATGPMSVVSPLTAVLVAGLPLLFAVARGERPGQLALVGAGLALVAVVLVSREAPSALPFTRRVALLTVGSGVAFAVYFVLLAQVDTGTGLWPLLASRVGAASVVLVAAVVAGQLRAPRGVPLRLALLAGVLDVVANTAFLFAVQGGLLSLVSVITALYPAATVLLAAVVLGERTGRVQQVGMALAAVAVGLIAAQG; this is encoded by the coding sequence ATGGGCGCAGTGCTGCTGGCCCTGCTCGCCGCTGCCGGCTACGGGGTGAGCGACTTCGTGGGTGGGGTCGCCGCGCGCCGGGTGGCGGCCCTGCGCGTGGTGCTGGTCAGCTACCCGCTCTCGGTGCTGCTGGTGGCCGCGGTGGCGCCGGTCGTCGGCGGCCGCGTCGAGCTCGGCTCGCTGCTGTGGGGGCTCGCCGCGGGGGCGACCGCCGGGCTCGCGGTGTGGTGGTTCTACCTGGCCCTGGCCACCGGGCCGATGAGCGTGGTGTCGCCGCTGACCGCCGTGCTGGTGGCGGGGCTCCCGCTGCTGTTCGCCGTGGCCCGGGGGGAGCGACCCGGTCAGCTCGCCCTGGTGGGTGCGGGGCTCGCGCTCGTGGCGGTGGTGCTCGTCAGCCGCGAGGCGCCGTCCGCGCTGCCGTTCACCCGGCGGGTGGCGCTGCTGACCGTGGGCTCCGGGGTCGCGTTCGCGGTGTACTTCGTGCTGCTGGCGCAGGTGGACACCGGCACCGGGCTCTGGCCGCTGCTGGCCTCGCGGGTGGGGGCGGCCTCGGTGGTGCTGGTGGCCGCGGTGGTCGCCGGCCAGCTGCGGGCCCCGCGCGGGGTGCCGCTGCGCCTGGCCCTGCTGGCCGGTGTGCTGGACGTGGTGGCGAACACAGCCTTCCTGTTCGCGGTGCAGGGCGGGCTCCTCTCGCTGGTCAGCGTGATCACGGCGCTCTACCCGGCCGCGACCGTGCTGCTGGCGGCGGTGGTGCTGGGGGAGCGGACCGGGCGGGTGCAGCAGGTGGGGATGGCGCTGGCGGCGGTCGCGGTCGGGCTGATCGCCGCCCAGGGCTGA
- a CDS encoding PadR family transcriptional regulator, which yields MAAAPAPVTVNATAAALLGLLRDGPATGGELVSSAESTYSGFFGLTRSQVYRELPVMAAAGLLRLGRRGPRASQQYVLTAAGRKAFRGWLAAEPVGSADAVRSPLLLRLVHAGELTGPQRERLVDGARQVLAQRLATARIAAREAEGPYAVAAAEFAVAHVKAVAKVVERVARV from the coding sequence ATGGCTGCCGCCCCCGCCCCCGTGACCGTGAACGCGACCGCCGCCGCCCTGCTGGGACTGCTCCGGGACGGGCCCGCGACGGGGGGCGAGCTCGTGAGCAGCGCGGAGTCCACCTACAGCGGCTTCTTCGGCCTCACCCGCAGCCAGGTCTACCGCGAGCTGCCGGTGATGGCGGCGGCCGGCCTGCTGCGGCTCGGTCGGCGGGGGCCGCGCGCCAGCCAGCAGTACGTGCTGACCGCAGCCGGCCGCAAGGCCTTCCGCGGCTGGCTCGCCGCGGAGCCGGTGGGGTCCGCGGACGCGGTCCGCAGCCCCCTGCTGCTGCGGCTGGTGCACGCCGGCGAGCTGACCGGCCCCCAGCGCGAGCGCCTGGTGGACGGGGCCCGGCAGGTGCTGGCCCAGCGGCTGGCCACGGCCCGGATCGCGGCCAGGGAGGCCGAGGGCCCGTACGCGGTGGCGGCGGCGGAGTTCGCGGTGGCGCACGTGAAGGCCGTGGCCAAGGTGGTCGAGCGGGTCGCTCGCGTGTGA
- the ftsE gene encoding cell division ATP-binding protein FtsE, whose amino-acid sequence MISVENVSKSYKTSTRPALDGVTVKVEKGEFVFLIGASGSGKSTFLNLLLREEIPSIGDIHVASFHVNKLAARRVPKLRQRVGCVFQDFRLLQQKSVADNVAFALEVIGKPRGTIKKVVPEVLDLVGLSGKADRLPGELSGGEQQRVAIARAFVNRPLLLLADEPTGNLDPDTSQDIMLLLERINRTGTTVLMATHDNHIVDSMRRRVVELSLGKVVRDEARGVYGVGR is encoded by the coding sequence GTGATCAGCGTCGAGAACGTCTCCAAGTCCTACAAGACCTCCACCCGGCCCGCGCTGGACGGGGTCACGGTGAAGGTCGAGAAGGGCGAGTTCGTCTTCCTCATCGGTGCCTCGGGCTCCGGGAAGTCGACGTTCCTCAACCTGCTGCTCCGCGAGGAGATCCCCTCCATCGGGGACATCCACGTCGCCAGCTTCCACGTCAACAAGCTGGCCGCCCGGCGGGTGCCGAAGCTGCGCCAGCGGGTGGGCTGCGTGTTCCAGGACTTCCGCCTGCTGCAGCAGAAGTCGGTGGCCGACAACGTCGCCTTCGCCCTCGAGGTCATCGGCAAGCCCCGGGGCACCATCAAGAAGGTCGTCCCCGAGGTGCTGGACCTGGTGGGTCTGTCCGGCAAGGCCGACCGGCTGCCAGGCGAGCTCTCCGGTGGTGAGCAGCAGCGCGTGGCCATCGCCCGGGCGTTCGTGAACCGCCCGCTGCTCCTGCTGGCCGACGAGCCCACCGGCAACCTCGACCCGGACACCAGCCAGGACATCATGCTGCTCCTGGAGCGCATCAACCGCACCGGCACCACCGTCCTCATGGCCACCCACGACAACCACATCGTCGACTCGATGCGCCGCCGCGTGGTCGAGCTGAGCCTGGGCAAGGTCGTCCGCGACGAGGCCCGGGGTGTCTACGGGGTGGGCCGCTAG
- a CDS encoding class I adenylate-forming enzyme family protein produces the protein MTSTPVHPGTTSTRILPPGLPEHLDVPAVDVGAVLRGAARRYGEHTAFHQDGAEITYAALLAEAAQVAHGLRAQGIVPGDVVAVHMPNCLDYPAVYYGILMAGAVFSPTNPLLPPAELAFQLRDSAAVAVVTWGAASGVLAAVREQVPARLVVTVDASLPDSLTLAELRAGQPSTAPDGRPQPGELAHLAYTGGTTGRSKGVRLTHRHVVTNVVQSACWTSGSTAGLDAEGDLLLDQVGSAQEWPTRLGTGVSVTITPWFHAMGVIGYLNVPVLTGYTCVIHQRFDPGAYLADVERFGATMIGGAPPVFVALLRHPDAATRDLSTVLGLSSGAAPLPVTVIEALRVRFPDAVIGEGYGLTEVTMVATMNPSWRSGVRKVGTVGVPAHGTEVRLLDPYGAEVPTGGRGEVYLRGPQVMEGYHERPDATAEVLVDGWLRTGDVGVLDADGYLSIVDRAKDMLLYKGYNVFPRELEEILHTHPGVAGAAVVGRPDEEAGELPVAFVALVPGAEVTAEGLREHVNAQVVHYKKLREVHLVDAIPVSAAGKVLRRELRDGLTAHT, from the coding sequence ATGACCAGCACGCCCGTCCACCCGGGAACCACCAGCACACGCATCCTGCCGCCGGGGCTGCCCGAGCACCTGGACGTGCCCGCGGTCGACGTCGGGGCGGTGCTCCGCGGGGCGGCCCGGCGCTACGGCGAGCACACGGCGTTCCACCAGGACGGCGCCGAGATCACCTACGCCGCGCTGCTGGCCGAGGCGGCGCAGGTGGCGCACGGCCTGCGCGCGCAGGGCATCGTCCCCGGCGACGTGGTGGCCGTGCACATGCCCAACTGCCTCGACTACCCGGCCGTGTACTACGGGATCCTGATGGCCGGGGCCGTCTTCAGCCCCACCAACCCGCTGCTGCCGCCAGCTGAGCTCGCCTTCCAGCTGCGCGACTCGGCGGCGGTCGCCGTGGTCACCTGGGGTGCTGCCTCCGGCGTGCTGGCCGCCGTCCGCGAGCAGGTGCCCGCACGCCTGGTGGTCACCGTGGACGCGAGCCTGCCCGACTCCCTCACCCTCGCCGAGCTCCGGGCCGGGCAGCCGTCCACGGCCCCGGACGGGCGGCCGCAGCCCGGCGAGCTCGCCCACCTGGCCTACACCGGTGGCACCACCGGCCGCAGCAAGGGCGTGCGGCTGACCCACCGCCACGTCGTCACCAACGTGGTGCAGTCCGCGTGCTGGACCTCGGGCAGCACGGCCGGGCTCGACGCCGAGGGTGACCTGCTGCTGGACCAGGTGGGCTCCGCGCAGGAGTGGCCCACCCGGCTGGGCACCGGGGTCTCGGTCACCATCACGCCCTGGTTCCACGCGATGGGGGTCATCGGGTACCTCAACGTGCCGGTGCTGACCGGGTACACCTGCGTGATCCACCAGCGATTCGACCCGGGTGCGTACCTCGCCGACGTCGAGCGCTTCGGGGCCACCATGATCGGCGGCGCTCCCCCGGTGTTCGTGGCCCTGCTCCGCCACCCGGACGCCGCCACCCGGGACCTGTCCACCGTGCTCGGCCTCTCCTCCGGCGCCGCACCGCTGCCGGTCACCGTGATCGAGGCGCTCCGGGTGCGGTTCCCGGACGCCGTCATCGGGGAGGGCTACGGCCTCACCGAGGTGACGATGGTGGCGACGATGAACCCCTCGTGGCGCTCCGGCGTGCGCAAGGTCGGCACCGTGGGGGTGCCGGCCCACGGCACCGAGGTGCGCCTGCTCGACCCGTACGGCGCCGAGGTGCCCACCGGCGGGCGGGGTGAGGTCTACCTGCGCGGGCCCCAGGTGATGGAGGGCTACCACGAGCGACCCGACGCGACGGCCGAGGTGCTGGTCGACGGCTGGCTGCGCACCGGGGACGTGGGGGTGCTGGACGCCGACGGCTACCTGTCCATCGTCGACCGGGCCAAGGACATGCTGCTCTACAAGGGCTACAACGTGTTCCCCCGCGAGCTGGAGGAGATCCTGCACACGCACCCCGGGGTCGCCGGGGCCGCGGTGGTGGGGCGGCCGGACGAGGAGGCCGGGGAGCTGCCCGTGGCGTTCGTGGCCCTCGTCCCCGGCGCGGAGGTCACCGCCGAGGGGCTGCGCGAGCACGTCAACGCCCAGGTGGTGCACTACAAGAAGCTGCGCGAGGTGCACCTGGTGGACGCGATCCCCGTCTCGGCCGCCGGCAAGGTGCTGCGTCGGGAGCTGCGCGACGGGCTCACCGCGCACACCTGA
- a CDS encoding ABC transporter permease, with product MAVSRGKLVRRRFLRNKLAVTGVGTLLVLYLLAFLGPYVIPYDYTYIDYTALLAPPSSDHWFGTSQIGQDVLAQTLRGLQKSLTIGLLVAIGSTFIAAVVGSAAGYFGGWTDRTLMWVVDLLLVVPSFLIIAIASPALQGKSWLFLVLLLVAFQWLLTSRIVRGLTMSLKEREFVQAARFMGTPARKIIASHILPNMASLLIIDATITVGSAIIAETGLSFFGFGVQPPDVSLGTLIADGTASALTYPWLFAFSLGFLVITVLAANFAGDGLRDALDPNSQKGRAT from the coding sequence ATGGCCGTGAGCCGCGGCAAGCTCGTCCGCCGGCGGTTCCTGCGCAACAAGCTGGCCGTCACCGGGGTGGGCACCCTGCTGGTGCTCTACCTGCTCGCCTTCCTGGGGCCCTACGTCATCCCCTACGACTACACCTACATCGACTACACGGCGCTGCTCGCCCCGCCGTCGTCGGACCACTGGTTCGGGACCAGCCAGATCGGCCAGGACGTGCTCGCGCAGACGCTGCGCGGGCTGCAGAAGTCACTGACGATCGGCTTGCTGGTGGCCATCGGGTCGACGTTCATCGCGGCCGTGGTGGGTTCGGCGGCCGGCTACTTCGGCGGCTGGACCGACCGCACGCTCATGTGGGTGGTCGACCTGCTGCTGGTCGTGCCGAGCTTCCTCATCATCGCCATCGCGAGCCCCGCGCTGCAGGGCAAGTCGTGGCTGTTCCTCGTGCTGCTCCTGGTCGCGTTCCAGTGGCTGCTCACCTCGCGCATCGTCCGCGGGCTCACCATGAGCCTCAAGGAGCGCGAGTTCGTGCAGGCCGCACGGTTCATGGGCACCCCGGCGCGCAAGATCATCGCCAGCCACATCCTGCCGAACATGGCCTCGCTGCTGATCATCGACGCCACCATCACCGTGGGCAGCGCGATCATCGCCGAGACGGGGCTGAGCTTCTTCGGCTTCGGGGTGCAGCCGCCGGACGTCTCCCTCGGCACGCTCATCGCGGACGGGACGGCCTCCGCGCTGACCTACCCCTGGTTGTTCGCCTTCTCGCTGGGCTTCCTCGTCATCACCGTGCTCGCGGCGAACTTCGCCGGCGACGGCCTGCGCGACGCCCTCGACCCCAACTCCCAGAAGGGACGCGCCACGTGA
- the prfB gene encoding peptide chain release factor 2 encodes MHPDVISDLAELDTTLGTVEAVLDVEELRRRVDELEQQAASPDLWNDQEHAQQVTSQLSHSQAELKRVETLRQRLDDLPLLYELAEGEQGDAEAEATADADTERAGLRTDIAALEVRTLLSGEYDERDALVNIRSEAGGVDAADFAEMLMRMYLRWAERHGYGTEVYDTSYAEEAGLKSATFAIKAPYAYGTLSVEMGTHRLVRISPFDNQGRRQTSFAGVEVLPVVETTDHIDIAENDLRVDVYRSSGPGGQSVNTTDSAVRLTHIPTGIVVTCQNEKSQLQNKVAAMKVLQAKLLAVKRQEERAQMDALKGDGGSSWGNQMRSYVLHPYQMVKDLRTEFEVNNPSAVLDGDIDGFLEAGIRWRMRGTDD; translated from the coding sequence GTGCACCCTGACGTCATCTCCGACCTCGCCGAGCTCGACACCACCCTGGGCACGGTCGAGGCGGTGCTGGACGTCGAGGAGCTCCGCCGCCGGGTCGACGAGCTCGAGCAGCAGGCCGCCTCGCCGGACCTGTGGAACGACCAGGAGCACGCCCAGCAGGTGACCAGCCAGCTCTCCCACTCCCAGGCCGAGCTCAAGCGGGTGGAGACCCTGCGCCAGCGCCTGGACGACCTCCCCCTGCTCTACGAGCTGGCCGAGGGTGAGCAGGGCGACGCGGAGGCCGAGGCCACCGCGGACGCGGACACCGAGCGGGCGGGTCTGCGGACCGACATCGCCGCGCTGGAGGTGCGCACCCTGCTCAGCGGGGAGTACGACGAGCGCGACGCCCTGGTGAACATCCGGTCCGAGGCCGGCGGGGTGGACGCGGCCGACTTCGCCGAGATGCTCATGCGGATGTACCTGCGCTGGGCCGAGCGCCACGGGTACGGCACCGAGGTCTACGACACGTCCTACGCGGAGGAGGCGGGCCTGAAGTCGGCCACCTTCGCGATCAAGGCCCCCTACGCCTACGGCACCCTCTCGGTCGAGATGGGCACCCACCGGCTGGTCCGGATCAGCCCGTTCGACAACCAGGGGCGCCGGCAGACCTCGTTCGCCGGGGTGGAGGTGCTGCCGGTGGTGGAGACCACCGACCACATCGACATCGCCGAGAACGACCTGCGGGTGGACGTGTACCGCTCCTCCGGGCCCGGTGGGCAGAGCGTCAACACCACCGACTCGGCGGTGCGGCTGACTCACATCCCCACCGGGATCGTCGTGACCTGCCAGAACGAGAAGAGCCAGCTGCAGAACAAGGTGGCGGCGATGAAGGTGCTGCAGGCGAAGCTGCTCGCCGTCAAGCGCCAGGAGGAGCGCGCGCAGATGGACGCGCTCAAGGGCGACGGCGGCAGCTCGTGGGGCAACCAGATGCGCTCCTACGTGCTGCACCCCTACCAGATGGTCAAGGACCTGCGCACCGAGTTCGAGGTCAACAACCCCTCCGCGGTGCTGGACGGGGACATCGACGGGTTCCTCGAGGCCGGCATCCGCTGGCGCATGCGCGGCACGGACGACTGA
- a CDS encoding amidohydrolase family protein, which yields MTAGPADDAAVAGWVRELGIPGLVDVHTHFLPERVMAKVWDYFAHAGEHYGTDWPVHYALPEPERLSVLRGLGVIGFAPLVYPHKPGMGAWLTEWATEFGHRVDGAVPTATLFPEPGVHDYVAAALDAGARAVKVHVQVGGFDPRDRQLDSTWGLVADAGVPAVVHCGHGPIPGSFTGLDVFGEVLARHPRLTAVLAHAGMPEFDTALELVARFERVHLDTTMVGTPFTEQMCALPADWAARLVDVGDRVVLGTDFPNIPYDYATQLRAIAGWAAADDGLGEDFLRRVLHHTPARLLGL from the coding sequence GTGACCGCGGGGCCGGCCGACGACGCAGCGGTGGCGGGCTGGGTCCGCGAGCTCGGGATCCCGGGGCTCGTGGACGTGCACACGCACTTCCTGCCCGAGCGGGTCATGGCCAAGGTGTGGGACTACTTCGCCCACGCCGGCGAGCACTACGGCACCGACTGGCCGGTGCACTACGCGCTGCCCGAGCCGGAGCGGCTGTCGGTGCTGCGGGGCCTGGGCGTGATCGGCTTCGCGCCGCTGGTGTACCCGCACAAGCCGGGCATGGGGGCGTGGCTGACGGAGTGGGCCACCGAGTTCGGCCACCGCGTCGACGGTGCGGTGCCCACGGCGACCCTGTTCCCCGAGCCCGGGGTGCACGACTACGTCGCCGCCGCGCTCGACGCCGGGGCCCGCGCGGTCAAGGTGCACGTGCAGGTGGGCGGGTTCGACCCGCGCGACCGCCAGCTGGACAGCACGTGGGGCCTGGTCGCCGACGCCGGGGTCCCGGCCGTGGTGCACTGCGGGCACGGACCGATCCCCGGTTCCTTCACCGGTCTGGACGTGTTCGGTGAGGTCCTCGCCCGCCACCCGCGGCTGACGGCCGTGCTGGCCCACGCCGGGATGCCGGAGTTCGACACGGCGCTGGAGCTGGTGGCGCGCTTCGAGCGGGTGCACCTCGACACCACCATGGTCGGGACCCCGTTCACCGAGCAGATGTGCGCCCTGCCCGCCGACTGGGCGGCCCGGTTGGTCGACGTCGGCGACCGCGTGGTCCTGGGCACCGACTTCCCCAACATCCCCTACGACTACGCCACCCAGCTGCGGGCCATCGCCGGCTGGGCCGCGGCCGACGACGGCCTGGGCGAGGACTTCCTGCGCCGCGTGCTGCACCACACGCCCGCGCGACTGCTCGGCCTGTGA
- the ftsX gene encoding permease-like cell division protein FtsX, whose amino-acid sequence MRASFVFSEVVTGLRRNITMTIAMIITTAISLGLLGGGLLVVQMTNKTEQIYFDRVEVAVYLTNDVSTNDAACTGAICSTLQRDLEATAGVESVSYESRADAYARFQEVFANQPELVQLARPEALPASFRVKLTDPQRFAIINQQFGTKPGVDKVVDQADLVQRLFSVLGGVRNAAFAIAILQAFAALLLISNMIQVAAYTRRTEVGIMRLVGATRWYTQLPFLLEAVVAGVIGSALAIGGLVVAKTAFLDDVLRDLYQSNIIGQITTSDVLFVSPVLAIVGIGLAAVTAYVTLRLYVRQ is encoded by the coding sequence ATGCGCGCCAGCTTCGTCTTCAGCGAGGTCGTCACCGGCCTGCGCCGCAACATCACCATGACCATCGCCATGATCATCACGACGGCCATCTCCCTGGGCCTGCTCGGCGGTGGCCTGCTGGTGGTCCAGATGACCAACAAGACCGAGCAGATCTACTTCGACCGCGTCGAGGTGGCCGTCTACCTGACCAACGACGTGTCCACCAACGACGCCGCCTGCACGGGGGCCATCTGCTCCACCCTGCAGCGGGACCTGGAGGCCACCGCGGGGGTGGAGTCGGTCAGCTACGAGAGCCGGGCCGACGCCTACGCGCGCTTCCAGGAGGTGTTCGCGAACCAGCCCGAGCTGGTGCAGCTGGCGCGCCCGGAGGCCCTGCCCGCGTCCTTCCGCGTCAAGCTCACCGACCCCCAGCGCTTCGCGATCATCAACCAGCAGTTCGGCACCAAGCCGGGCGTGGACAAGGTCGTGGACCAGGCCGACCTCGTGCAGCGGCTGTTCTCCGTGCTCGGCGGCGTCCGCAACGCGGCGTTCGCCATCGCGATCCTGCAGGCCTTCGCGGCGCTGCTGCTGATCTCGAACATGATCCAGGTGGCCGCCTACACCCGGCGGACGGAGGTGGGGATCATGCGCCTGGTCGGGGCCACGCGGTGGTACACCCAGCTGCCGTTCCTCCTGGAGGCGGTGGTGGCCGGCGTCATCGGCTCCGCGCTGGCCATCGGCGGTCTCGTCGTGGCCAAGACAGCCTTCCTCGACGACGTGCTGCGCGATCTCTACCAGTCCAACATCATCGGCCAGATCACCACGAGCGACGTGCTGTTCGTGTCCCCGGTGCTGGCCATCGTCGGCATCGGGCTGGCCGCGGTCACCGCCTACGTCACGCTGCGGCTCTACGTCCGCCAGTGA
- a CDS encoding aldo/keto reductase: MTTPNASSSGTFDIPGVGGVNRLGYGAMRITGEGIWGEPASRETAREVLRRAVELGVNFIDTADSYGPDVSEEIIAEALHPYADGLVIATKAGLTRTGPDVWVPLGRAEYLRQQAEKSLRNLKVDVIDLFQLHRIDPKVDTAEQFGVLKELQDEGKVKALGLSQVSVAEIEEASKVFTVATVQNRYNLTDRSAADVQAYCAAHGIGFIPWAPVSAGELAQPGGPVDEIATRTGASHAQVALAWILQSSPVNLPIPGTGSVAHLEDNLGGAGLTLSDADLAELTNAA, translated from the coding sequence ATGACGACACCGAACGCCTCCAGCTCCGGCACCTTCGACATCCCGGGCGTGGGTGGCGTCAACCGACTCGGCTACGGCGCCATGCGCATCACCGGCGAGGGCATCTGGGGCGAGCCCGCCAGCCGGGAGACCGCCCGCGAAGTCCTGCGACGGGCCGTCGAGCTGGGCGTGAACTTCATCGACACCGCTGACTCCTACGGTCCGGACGTCTCCGAGGAGATCATCGCCGAGGCCCTGCACCCGTACGCCGACGGCCTCGTCATCGCGACCAAGGCCGGCCTGACCCGCACCGGCCCCGACGTGTGGGTCCCGCTCGGCCGCGCGGAGTACCTGCGCCAGCAGGCCGAGAAGAGCCTGCGCAACCTGAAGGTCGACGTCATCGACCTGTTCCAGCTGCACCGCATCGACCCCAAGGTCGACACCGCCGAGCAGTTCGGCGTCCTCAAGGAGCTGCAGGACGAGGGCAAGGTCAAGGCCCTGGGCCTGTCGCAGGTCTCGGTCGCCGAGATCGAGGAGGCCTCCAAGGTCTTCACCGTCGCCACCGTGCAGAACCGCTACAACCTCACCGACCGCAGCGCCGCCGACGTGCAGGCCTACTGCGCCGCCCACGGCATCGGCTTCATCCCGTGGGCCCCGGTCTCCGCCGGCGAGCTCGCCCAGCCGGGCGGCCCGGTCGACGAGATCGCCACCCGAACCGGGGCGAGCCACGCCCAGGTCGCCCTGGCCTGGATCCTGCAGTCCTCGCCGGTGAACCTGCCGATCCCCGGCACCGGCTCCGTCGCGCACCTGGAGGACAACCTGGGCGGGGCCGGGCTCACGCTGTCCGACGCCGACCTCGCGGAGCTCACCAACGCCGCCTGA